Within Anguilla anguilla isolate fAngAng1 chromosome 11, fAngAng1.pri, whole genome shotgun sequence, the genomic segment GCCACCTTTCTGCCCATAAACAGATCGTGCCAACTTAGCCAGTCTATCATTAACAGACCTGGGGTCTTTTTAGGCTTGTGGTTTGGCACGATACACACAACTAGGACACAattgcaagcccagttctcttATTGTCACCCACAAATGGAGGACTGTAATTAAATCTGCGATCCCAGCATATATTGTTGTATAAAGCAGAGAAGGACAGCCACAGATTCTACCATCTAAAAAGTACATAAAGGTGTATTTAAAAGCTCTTTTGCTCATGAGATAATCCTTTAACAAAATGTTAGCATAGTTCAAGCAGTGCTGTATATCCCACAGTATGCAGAATGTGTGATCAGGTTACCAAATAATAAGCAATGTACATATTTCAAGAGTTTCATAAGCGTTATTCTTATTGAATtcttgcaaataaatgaatacaaaatacattctAAGTTacatttaagaacaaagaacacaTTTGTTCTTATGTTGCACATATATGTTGCTCTATAGCACCACCAGGTGGCTTGGTTTGACCACTACTTTGTCATTTGGACATTTTTTGACAAGTATAAAAATTTACTCCAGGTGCACTTTGTGAGTGCTTGCGGCAAATGTGTCCCTCATGAGGAGAGggacctgtgtacctgtgtaagTTTAGTGTCTCTAGGTAAAAGCAGGGCACAGGGGCTGGTCTCATGAAGGTAGAAAACATGTCATGTGTGCGATAACGCCAGCAGCTGTACAATCTGCACCATATTTTAAAGGATCCAAATGTTCAGCCATCCAATGAAAGCAAAAGTTACTTCAAAAGGCAGAAAGCGAGGaagaaaccaaacaaaaaacaatagtgTTTCAGCACCTGTGGTGTTTGGATCCCTAAAAAATCGGGCTTCCAATTTTAGAACCAGAGGTAGCCCCAATCGTTCAATAGTTAACATGGACAGACTGTGTTATATAGATAGATACATGAATCATTTCCATTATCTATCACCAAAAGCATCaccattatttatattataggAGTGACTCATAATGCCATAACTGATAACGCCTAAATATAAACTCAACACTGACTTCAGATCTGAATTTAGTGGAGCGTAAGACTTACCAGACCAGCTGCTACCTGCTTTGCCACCAAGAACACCGACCTCTCAGAaaactgctgtgattggcttgGCGTTCCGGGGTCCTCCTTAAGTGTGAAAAGTAAGGTTAagtcaaactttaaaaagtttAACTAAATAATTAGTTAGTCCACAGTTgttacacacacaatgcattccACAGACCAGTTTGATTCAGAGTACGTTAAATTATTGGCAAAATAAACTGACCATTCAAGACTATTGCATGGGAAtaacactgtttatttattataatttaagaAGACATTAAGTGCAAGTTTTCACAAGGTATCTCTACAAAAGGTCTAATAGTTATTGCTTAGAATTTGTTTTTCCAGTGATGATATTTCAAgtcaactcccccccccccccccccccccccccccccccgtttgatTAGAGCCATTTCCTAACATGGACAGCACTGTGCAGTAAGTGCAAGCACTGGACTGAAATTTATCACAGGGACCTTTATAGCTTTGGGCTGGGGATGCTTAAAAAGGTCTCTGCGGGAAACAGAATCTGGGGTCTATGTGATCGGCTGATAGAACCCGGGGTCTAGGTGTTCGGCTGATGGGGTCTTACGTTGTGGAGGGTccagaggaagtggaggaggtTTCCTGGGCTCACAGCCTCCAGGACGAGGTACATGGGCAGGCGTCGGGTCTGGCAGAAGAGCATCTGTACCAGGTTCTCGTGCTTGCTCACGACGGTGTGGAACTGTGCCCAGTTCACAAACTCTTTCACCTCAGCCTGGCTGGTACTGTCTGAAATAACGGTCAATGAACGAGAGGCTTTTACAACACTTGTTTGATAAAATCAGTTATTTTTAAGGTACATGAAGTGAATGGTTTGACACAAGTTTAAGAATaactgtggggaaaaatgaaACCCACTGCCACAGTCTgggatttaaaaacagcttGTTTAAACAGCCCACGATAAGGACCTAAACAAAACATAACCATTTAGCTAAAACGTGGAACAACCTGGTTATATTAATATGAAGTTATTTAGCAAATGCCCATCGAACCTTTAAGACACTTCTCATTTGCACATTACCCATGCAGTATACACTGCTTTGACCTTGTGAGACCCTAGGGAAGAGAGCTGCAATCTTAAGGAAACAGCATCATTGCGACACCTTCAATCCACTTGCATTACAGCCTCAAAGATACAACACCTCTAGACACTGGGCCATGTGTTGCCTAGTTACCTCGGAGCGTCTTGACCACCACTGCGCTGGTGACCTGGCCTCTGGTCAGCTGGCTCTGGCAGACCGGTCCATACCGCCCCGTGTGCAGGAAGTCCAGCTCCTTCAGGACCGCGTCCTCGGGGATCTCCCAGGGGCCTAGAGCGTCCCGGGCAGGGCCTAGTGCCCCTGACACCGTCCCCGTGAGCACAGACCCGGCCCCTGTGCTGCCGACCGTTGCACCTGCCCCAGCAAACCATGTTCAAATATCAGAAAACCATTGTACTCCTGAGCTGGTGATTGGACCATAGCCACCAAACTCAGAATGTGTAGGTTTTGCACTCAGAAGCCTTTTCACAATCGCATGTCCTTTACTGCCACTGTACATGTCAGCAGGAGTGTTCCATTAGCCAAGCCATCATGACAGCATGCTAAGAAAGAATATACACTGATGGACATGCTTTTGACCTGAGTGCAAACCATTTACCAGTTGTGTAAATCACAAACCAAACCATCAGGGCCTTCTTTACTTAACCCATACACACTCATAGTGCATCTCTGAGTTTAGCAGGACTAAAGCTATTTCTAGGATGGCCACATGTACACTACAGCAGTTTTTCCAACTCTTGTTAAACCAGCACAGCTCTCAGTACATGGTAAGAGAGTATTTAGGCTAAATCGCATCATGTCACCCGTCTGCTCTGGCTCCCTAGTGATGAAATGAGTTTCCCACAGTGGTGAGACACCAGAGATGCTGACAGTCTCGAGGCGCATGTGCACCAAATCACCAATGCAATGGCTATTCATCGGCAACATTCAAATGTGAAAGCTATTTTCCAAACTGACATCTGATGGGCAAACACATAATTGAAAGAGCAACAAAAGTCTAGAAGACTGTGTAAGTAGAGACCCTTTACAAGTTCAACTAATTATTAATGTCCTAAGAATTGAGAATTGGGGGCACACTTTCACCATTTGAATTACTGTAGGAGACCGGAGTCCCTGCTGGCTCTCGCCTCTTGCAGCAGACGCTGTACACAACGAGGGCAACCACAACCGCGGTGGTCACGGCCAAGAGGACCGGTATGATGATCAGAGCATACGGAACAGGCTGTACTCCTGAATTCAACACAGGATAAAAAATGCATATCATGGAGCCAACCCAACACCTGTGTCACATATACAACAgaaccaaaaaaacacacacggacCTATGTATGCTATTCAAAGGTCCAGGAAACCTAAATCAGTgaattatttgttgatgtacagtagctcagtggtACAAcgttattacacattgaatgatctgCAGGTTTACTGTAACTGTACAATGGTAAAGCTTAGCTTATGTagctttattttgctttgtctgGTAGTCTAATGTTACAGCACAGGACAGCCTGCTCTAACCTAGCAACGAGGAATGGGTTACATATCTAATGGCTATGAATTCTAATGAACGCAAGATGCACACCCACCCTGTTCTTATCTGCTGAACAGGAAAgataatctaatagtgtttattacaatttaatggttataattgggttaaaaacttgATAGAAATATTaagacaatcaattgtcactatgaatccagtttcctggacctttaaataGAAGCAGAGTACAATATAGAATATTTTGGctagctttttattttattttaatttttatcctGGAGATATGACAGCAAGACAAACCTACTAAAACTtcaattataaaattaaatttgaattaacTGATTATGTGCTACCTGTGTACAGATAGCCTAGCGCCAAcgtgatatttatttttcccttatCTAGAAAACTGAGTAAAATAACCTCAGGTATGTTCCAGATTAATGTGCAAGGGCATGGTTTTGGGGTGGTGATACAAGAAGGAGAATTCATATGACATAATTTGTATTCTACTTGCAATGACGTAATTTTGCAATTTGAAGAtagattattttttcataaagatTTATAAAGATTGATTCGTTTGGTCTAGTCCCCATTAAAAAGTATCTTTGATTTAAGGTTGAGTGATAATGCGGGAAGTATAAGCAAGTTAttttgaaacataatttaaaccTACCACACTGACTTCCGGAGGTGTTGCACGGGGGTGTCTGCAAATCCATTGATAGTTCTCACATCTGAGGGAAACGGCAAACTTCAAACTACTCAAAAAGGAGCTACAGGTAACCAAGCgttataaaacagcatttaaatacCGAAACCGGTCACAATTCATGACAGTCAAtcacccaaaaaacaaaacaaaaaacactcaGACTTTTTTGCTGGCATCTTACTGGTTCGTTCATCATGTAGAAGTAGCCTTTCTTCCACTAACGAATGATAAATTTCCAGTTTAGAGTAAGGAAGACAAACGATGTTACAGACACATCAAAGTTGTGCGCACGTGCGCCTGCATTGGTATTTTGGGCATGGTTCAGCCTGCGTGAATGAGGAAGTTCAACATCGATGCACACCCAGATAAGGGCTTTAAGGTCTCGAGCAGTCAACATTTGCAGCAGCAAATCCTGGGATACAAAACAGGGATAAACCAATCGAATTATTGCAAACCACCATGAGTACGATAAAGGTCGTCTCCTTTGTAGCGATGGCGTGATCCAAATGCATAATATGGTCTTGAAAATGCGTTTTTCCACCTGTGGGTAAAGTAATTTTCTCTTGTGTTCTGATTGGGCGGACACTGACCTTAAAAGAGGCTTTACAACTGAACTGACAGTTAATATATAACAAGGAAGATAAAGGTCTTCTCCAGAGAAGTTCACCACAGTCCATTGTCATTCGGTAAACTACCCTGCATTATTTACGTCCTCTGGAAGATTGCgagtgaggggggaaaaagccaAGGGAAACCGCCGAGTCTTGGCAGGCACCTGAGCATGTGATTTCTTTCCAGAACTTGTAGGTTTATTATTAACTAGGGTCCACGCAGCTGATTCAAAGTTTTAGCTACAGATGAGGCTATCTTTTATGCTTGTGATTGCGTGTTCTGGTAGTGAGTCATAAATGTTTGAGAGATAGACTACACTAATCAAGTAAAGACTTCTTCATTTGTTCTACTAGAATTtgtgtattgtttatttcagtatCATATATTTATTCACAGAAATAACTCCTGTATTAGTGATTTTGATTAACTTAGTCAACACTTCAACAAATGCCTACTTGTATTAAGACACATAATACCACAATTATATAAATCATGTTAATTGCAAAAGGAAAGTATAGAATTATGATCAACAttgtttttgaataaattaattgtagaAATGTATACATGAATTCCAATAAGGAgcagaaatacatttgaaatagaATAGTGCCTTACAGTATGGGAAAGAGCCCCACTTTCCATTGTCTACCAAAAGTACAGATTTTTCAGGATGCTTTGTTCCTATGTGACAACTGGCTTGTTTACACTTCCACAATGCACCTCCAGAAGAGCATAAAATATCATCTGAGTGTTGAGCTGACTTCTGAGAAGTGTCAGAGAACATAAAATTAGCTTTGCTGATTAATCTGTATAGGCCTTTCCTAAAGCAATGACTTAGAAGCAACCATGTTGCTGTTCTTCAGATTGAGAAGCACTCGACATATGCACTGAACCTGGACTTTGACAAACGGAGTCTCTTTTGCAATTATCTCAGCAGAATGACATTGTATCATATCACTCTTGGGTTGTGCTTTTGGAATCAGAGGGTAAAATCACACACACGATACAGTATTACCAAGGGAAATTATCCACAATACTTAGAATTACACATCTACAGAATTGTGATGTGGCACTCCAATCATGTAGTCATACTTTTTTCTTACTTCATCAGCAATACAACTGATCTTCACCACATTACACCAGTTATTGCTGTACTATTGAACTGTAGATATGTTAGTGTTATCACTGCTGGGTTGTATAACATCAGAAATCACTTGCAAAACAATTATGCTGTGGTTATCTGTGTTTTGAAATCTTCACACTAAGTGATTAGAGTTGATACCAATTAACCACTGCTGGTGTACGATGCAAGCATAAGTAACAACTAATACTGTGCAAATACAGCATTATCTGCAGCTGTGCAATTCATTCCAGCTGTAAACAAACATGACTGATCTGTGTTAAAACTGCAGATTCACAGCCAGTTCCCAttcaaaatatgtaaaaagGTTCCTGTTTACTCTGTTGTATTTCTGAATCATGAGCGCCTGAACAATGCAGAGTATACTCACTTAGTCCTCTCAGCATaattacaaacatttaaaagccACATCAATTGTTGCACAGATAAAAGGGTGTGTTACACAGTCATAATACACGTGTAAACACATTCCCTACAGCCagaccaaataaacaaatatatccTTCTTACATGtgtcatattcacattttggttttattttacagCTCTGATAATGAAAATTCAGCAGTCGTTTTCATGGCCATAGTTATTGACCCTCTCCATTTAGGCTTCAGGGCTGACTACTGAACTGCGACTTCCCTCCCTGCAGTCAGTGAGGAGCCCCATGCCACGAAGGcagcttctctctcctctgttcttATCGGCCACAGCCTCTCGGCAGCATTTGACTTGGTTGATCATCAACTCCTGCTGCCTTCCCTATCTTGGGGATTTGCAGCATGGCTCTCAACTGGTTTGCTTCCAATCTTGACTCACTCTTTTCAGGTTTCATGAGGTGTGCACATCGGAGACTTCAGCAACTCTTAACAGGAGTTCTCCAGGGCTcagtcttttctttattttccaagTCTGATGGCTCTGTCATGTTCTCCCATAGCCTTTCATATCATTCCTATGCTGATGACACGCAACtctcaaaaaagaaatcatACCACAGTGCCAATAATATCCACAGTATCACTATCACTCACTCGCGTAATCGACATGTTACAGTCGGGCTAGAGATGGTTTTGCTAACTTCAGGCgggaaatattttaaactaCGTGCAACCACATTCACGTCAATGCAGCTAGCGAATAAACAACTCAAGCGACGTTGTCTCTTCAAAATGCGTTCCCGACCGATGGCTTGTGAAATGAAAGAGGCTACAGCCAGCATCTCGTGGGCATGTATGacaaggagaggggaggagggagctGACTGGCTACAACTTGTATTGGTAAAATTTCTGTAAATGTACAATTGATGATTTGCAAATTCATTCAATCAATAAATAGTTATTCATTTGAGTTGTGGAATGCAAAAGGTTTTAGCTAGTTGCATGTAGCAATAGCCTATACGTGACAGAGTATGTCTACATCAAATGGATATGCACAATATTCTAAATTGTGCTAAATTAATGTGCTACTGTCTATTTAGCGTTCTTTAGACTTGTGTTGTAACCACGGTTACTGTAACTTGTGACTGAAGGTAGTGTTGTGACGTCATACACTGACCCTTTATTCCGAAGATAATAAGAACCTTGCAGTTGATTGTTATTTTCAAACTCGAAATCACTTCACTAAATCGATTTGATAACCTATGCCCGGGCGGTTAAATTTTTGATGACATACTATTAAAAAATTTAGAGCAATAGAAAAGACACATACTGCGCTGGTCTTGAAGACTGCTTGCCACACTGCCGAAATAGCCTCGAAGCGACTAACTACGGGGGCAACCGAGGTAACGCAGTTTTATCTCTAattattgtgtgtatttatttacttaacgGAAGGCCAGTAAGCCGAATCTTTATCATGgtccaaattttaaaaatgcaatcaaaatcTTTTCACGATGCAGGATAGGTCTTGTGGCACTACGATGTAATGGCTTTTGATTATACGGTACCTTAGCTTATCTCTACCTCTAGTGGTGGTTTTTCTGCAATGGTAAAAGCACCTTTTAAAATGACTTAAAGTCTGATAAAGTCTTGCTAAATTGTGCTCACTGTGGTAATGTTCCTAAGCTCTTTTTTGCATCTTAGATGAAGCTCAAGCAGAAGGAGAGCAGCAGGTAACTAGATCaattatcagtgtgtgtgtgtgtgtgtgtgcttgggaaAAATGTTAGATAGCACCCTGTAATTCTGAGCTGTCAACATGCACAGTAGTACTTAATAGCTGTAGATGTATGCCAATTGCCATCACCAAGTTATCACCAATTTTACACTTTAAGGTGTAAGGTCacatataaacatttaatgCTGATGTACAGTCACTACTTGTCATAAGTAATGTAGTTCTGGAACacttgataaaaataaaaatattccaaaaaacctactcttcaaagttATCTGTATTGTAAATAGCATGatatgtacatgtacagtagGAGTACCTCACAATACTATAGTTGTGACATGTTAGAAATCTTGTCAacacatttgattttatttcaatattagGAGACAACAGGATGGACCTAAGGGAACATTGACAGCATATGGACACAATTTCATCCTAGAATTCTTAAGCCTCTACTCAAAACATGAGGAAATCCAAATATATTTGGATGAGGTAATGGCAGTACATCAAATCATATCCTGATATTATTAATGCACTGTTACAACTGGTTTGCTCTTTAAAACTTTGTACTCtctaaatagtttttttgtgtatagtttgctaaaataattttggaaagGTTTTGTACTCAGTCCACCAAGGTAGAACACAAATGAATTGTTTTTGATCCCAAATGtagaatgaaaatggaaaaataatctCTTTGAATGTGTATAATactgcatcattttttttcttaaaggcacttcactgcattttatttttgggataCATTCATAAACCAGAACATAAGCCTTGGCATTTCTTCACAAAAGAAGAGCTTCATCAGCTGAAGAAAATTTTTCCAAATCCTTTCCTGAAGTACAGAACCCATCTGCCCCATCGAACACCTTTTTCGATTCTGCTGGATGCGGTAAGTATggagacaaaaaacaaacccatgaacccatattggtttttcataggaacatttttaagaacaaaactaagaataatttaagaaaggttttttgaatgaggcccaatgtttaGAAACActtaatattgtaaatattttcatatttacataccaatttcaaataaatatttagaaatgacATGAACGTAAATGTATAATTACCAATAAGAGAACGTTGTGCtatatgacatttaaaaatatatattaaccaTGTTATTATGATTTATGACCTTTGCAACCCTTACCGCATTGTCCCTAAAATTCACATTTGGAGGTCCAATCTTTCAGGCTGTCAGCATTAATGGTAGTAGGAATGAACAGGGTGTGCTGGCGTGTCTTGCTAACTTCATGGGAAAAGTGCAGCCGGAAAACTCTGGCCCACGAAAGAGAAACTGGTATACGCTGGAGGCCACCGTCGTCTGTATCTGTGAGCATAAGGAAGCAGGAGAAGATTATCCAATTAAATACTATGGGGCGTCTTTGTCCTGCAAAGGCCAAGACACAAAAGAAATCATGATCGCTCTGTCTTGTCTGCACACATGGCATGACTACATCTCCCATGCAGTCATGTCAGGTGACGAGGGCGCCACAGTACGATTCCCAGAGTCAGTGAAATGCACGGCTTTCAAAAGGAACTGGGAACAGAATGTTTATTACAAAGTGGGGCCCTGCGATAAGTGCAACGGCACTTTCCTTGGGGTCTCCTTTGTCCCAGAGCATAAACCAGATGGAAAAGAGCCGGTTTGGCCACGTGGCAACTGCGCTGAGACAGAATGTCTAAGTAAACTCCTTAAAAGTAATCCAAAGGTCTGTCATGAAACAAGAGCTTTGCAAAATAACACGCCAGTAGATATTGATCTGGACACTATCAAAGACAAGGCAAGAGACACACTGAGTACACTTTTAAAGGGAAAAGACTGTGTGATCaatagaaatgattttgttttctatCAGCCCTCTTCCAGTGCACAGTAGGAGTGTTACACCTTTGTTTGGCTCTTGTGTTTTGCTGGTACTGTTGTTTTATCTGGATTTTAACACTCCCTTCTCTCCCCACTCTTAACCTGCACTCAAGTGTGTTTTTCAGGGAGAAGATTTGCTGTCTGGGCCACATGATGTGAATCCATAGAAAACGTATTGTAGAGCCTAGAAAAACCCTAACACAAATGTGGTATGTCCCAACCACTCACACAAATTTGGAGCCTCAGGTTTGTTTGGGTAACCAGATCTTTATGACATCTTCAAAAATTCTTCAGTACCTGTGAGATTCAAGCCAGGGCAAAATGGGGTAGGGGCCCTGTCAactcagaggtgtgtgtgttctgtatgtgtgtctgagtgtgttgcACTGAAAATATAACTGCATAGCTGTTGCATtctaattttataattttacaaaTGAGAATACgatattgaatgtttttttatctttatgttGTAAAGttgcttatttaaatatttcatctgTAATCTTACTGATGGTAGTTCAAGTTAGCTGTAGTTTCATGATTTGTGGATTTCCTTGGTTGCACGTTTTCCCAACAATTTGCTCTTTCATTTGAGCACCTTAAACGGGACTGGTGGAGTACTTCCAGCAGTTGTATTCCAGTACAAGGTAAATGTGGACAAAATGTTGGTGTCTGTTGAGTTCTCTTGAACCCTGAACAGGACAAAGATGAACATGGCAGCCTGAGCACTGACCAGGATTCTGGAGTCTTCGCCAGTAACAAGTAACGCATGAGAGAAGATGAACCGTTTCGGTAAGCGACCAGTCCTGGGCAGGTTAACTTGATGAAATTAGGGGTGCCCTGCCTGAATGGGTGGATTCTGCACCAGAGAAACGGTTGAGCAATCTTCTGTGTCTGGACCTGTTAGAAAAGGGCAAGGCCACCATTTCCCTGACATCATTCCACTGAGGGTTTGTCCAGCACTCAGCTTGCTTCATCAGTATGTGCAGGTCTATGTCCAGCAAGGGTTGTTTTGCAAAACAATGGATTTATCTGAAAAATAATCGCTCAGGTGATTTTGCTTTCTTCCCACAGGGAGCTTGTTCAGGCGGTTGCATGA encodes:
- the si:ch73-206d17.1 gene encoding tyrosine-protein kinase STYK1; this encodes MDLQTPPCNTSGSQCGVQPVPYALIIIPVLLAVTTAVVVALVVYSVCCKRREPAGTPVSYSNSNGATVGSTGAGSVLTGTVSGALGPARDALGPWEIPEDAVLKELDFLHTGRYGPVCQSQLTRGQVTSAVVVKTLRDSTSQAEVKEFVNWAQFHTVVSKHENLVQMLFCQTRRLPMYLVLEAVSPGNLLHFLWTLHNEDPGTPSQSQQFSERSVFLVAKQVAAGLEYLHSEHRLVHGDVAARSVLIGAGLSVRVTGLGMAFEAWESGKVAKRRAAEVPLKWQAPERIMRLPMTASSDVWSFGILLYELVTLGAPPYPELQPLDVFPKIQNSYRMKKPEHCGTPLYDLMKYCWMWNSHDRPTFSTIIRLLRSYIELADTTPLSSQESVDIFVYSKKAGVFP